One segment of Primulina tabacum isolate GXHZ01 chromosome 6, ASM2559414v2, whole genome shotgun sequence DNA contains the following:
- the LOC142549258 gene encoding uncharacterized protein LOC142549258, whose amino-acid sequence MQGGCIADRGSCGTGFDSASGSVRTKKFRTKGSELADRKGEKNKAMPRSIRCSSINEALSLSSRARCNKG is encoded by the coding sequence ATGCAAGGAGGATGTATAGCTGATAGAGGATCTTGTGGAACAGGATTTGATTCTGCAAGCGGTTCGGTACGAACGAAGAAATTTCGAACAAAAGGGTCGGAACTCGCTGATAGGAAAGGAGAGAAAAACAAAGCAATGCCAAGGTCAATCCGCTGTTCATCGATAAACGAAGCTCTCTCTTTATCATCTCGTGCCAGATGCAACAAAGGATGA